The following proteins come from a genomic window of Bradyrhizobium paxllaeri:
- the oxc gene encoding oxalyl-CoA decarboxylase: protein MLNTATKSEAPGTEQELTDGFHLVIDALKLNGINTIYNVPGIPITDLGRMSQAAGIRVISFRHEQNAGYAAGIAGFLTKKPGVCLTVSAPGFLNGLTALAHATTNCYPMILISGSSEREIVDLQQGDYEEMDQLAIAKPLCKAAYRVLHAQDIGIGLARAIRAAVSGRPGGVYLDLPAKLFGQVMNADAGAKSLVKVIDAAPAQIPSPASVKRALDVLKSAKRPLIILGKGAAYAQADEEIKSFVEKSGVPFLPMSMAKGLLPDTHPQCAGAARSTVLKESDVVMLIGARLNWLLSHGKGKTWGEAPKKFIQVDIEPKEMDSNVEIVAPVVGDIGSAVSAFIQAMGAGWTAPPADWTRAVQSKREDNVAKMAPKLMNNKSPMDYHGALGVLKNVIKERPDAILVNEGANTLDLARGVIDMYKPRKRLDVGTWGVMGIGMGQAIAAALETGHPVLAVEGDSAFGFSGMEVETICRYNLPICVVIFNNDGIYRGTDVNNANSDPATTVFVKGARYDKMMEAFGGVGINATSPDELKRAVNEAMDSGKPTLINAVIDPAAGSESGRIGNLNPQSVLKKK from the coding sequence ATGCTGAATACCGCTACCAAGTCCGAAGCACCGGGCACCGAGCAAGAGCTGACGGATGGCTTTCATCTCGTCATCGATGCGCTCAAGCTGAACGGCATCAACACGATTTACAATGTGCCGGGCATCCCGATCACGGATTTGGGCCGCATGTCGCAGGCCGCCGGTATTCGCGTTATCTCCTTCCGCCACGAACAGAACGCCGGTTATGCTGCTGGCATCGCCGGTTTCCTTACCAAGAAGCCCGGCGTCTGCCTCACCGTGTCGGCGCCCGGCTTTTTGAACGGCCTCACCGCACTCGCCCACGCCACCACCAACTGCTACCCGATGATCCTGATTTCGGGCTCGTCCGAGCGCGAGATCGTCGACCTGCAGCAGGGCGACTATGAAGAAATGGATCAGCTCGCGATCGCAAAACCGCTGTGCAAGGCGGCCTATCGCGTTCTGCACGCCCAGGACATCGGCATCGGTCTGGCCCGCGCCATCCGCGCCGCCGTCTCGGGCCGTCCCGGCGGCGTCTATCTCGACCTGCCGGCAAAACTGTTCGGCCAGGTGATGAATGCCGATGCCGGCGCGAAGTCGCTGGTAAAGGTGATCGACGCGGCACCCGCGCAAATCCCCTCGCCCGCCTCCGTCAAGCGCGCGCTCGACGTGCTCAAGAGTGCGAAGCGTCCCCTCATCATCCTCGGCAAGGGCGCGGCCTACGCGCAGGCCGACGAAGAGATCAAGAGCTTCGTCGAGAAGAGCGGCGTGCCCTTCCTGCCGATGAGCATGGCCAAGGGCCTGCTGCCCGACACGCATCCGCAATGCGCCGGTGCGGCCCGCTCCACCGTGCTGAAGGAATCCGATGTCGTGATGCTGATCGGCGCGCGGCTCAACTGGCTGCTCTCGCACGGCAAGGGCAAGACCTGGGGTGAAGCGCCCAAGAAGTTCATCCAGGTCGACATCGAGCCGAAGGAAATGGATTCCAACGTCGAGATCGTGGCCCCCGTCGTCGGCGACATCGGCTCGGCCGTCTCCGCCTTCATTCAGGCGATGGGCGCTGGCTGGACCGCGCCGCCGGCCGACTGGACCAGGGCCGTTCAGTCCAAGCGCGAAGACAACGTCGCCAAGATGGCGCCGAAGCTGATGAACAACAAGTCGCCGATGGACTATCACGGCGCGCTCGGCGTGCTGAAGAACGTCATCAAGGAGCGTCCTGACGCCATCCTCGTCAACGAAGGCGCCAACACGCTCGACCTCGCCCGCGGCGTCATCGACATGTACAAGCCGCGCAAGCGCCTCGACGTCGGCACCTGGGGCGTGATGGGCATCGGCATGGGCCAGGCGATCGCGGCCGCGCTCGAGACCGGCCACCCCGTCCTCGCGGTGGAAGGCGACTCGGCGTTCGGCTTCTCCGGCATGGAGGTCGAGACCATCTGCCGCTACAATTTGCCGATCTGCGTCGTCATCTTCAACAATGACGGCATCTATCGCGGCACCGACGTCAACAACGCCAACTCCGATCCCGCGACCACCGTGTTCGTCAAGGGCGCGCGCTACGACAAGATGATGGAAGCCTTCGGCGGCGTCGGCATCAACGCCACCTCGCCGGACGAATTGAAGCGCGCCGTCAACGAAGCGATGGATTCCGGTAAGCCGACGCTGATCAACGCGGTGATCGATCCGGCGGCCGGCTCTGAGAGCGGCCGCATCGGCAACCTCAACCCGCAGAGCGTCCTGAAAAAGAAATAG
- a CDS encoding GntR family transcriptional regulator, protein MADADIAIVRIAPETSFKNKAYEALKEAILKMDIYATPEQVMLDERALSERLGVSRTPIREAIAMLEQDGFVKTVPRRGIVVVRRTKTEIVDMIRAWAALESMAARLITTTARKKDITALRDFFKDFSKDRLPQDHVEEYSKANIAFHQALISLSESPVLVDLTNDLLLHVRGYRQLTIGRKDRTATSLPEHLAIIEALEARDTELAEKRARDHTLGLAAYVEAHGQELFS, encoded by the coding sequence ATGGCTGATGCAGATATCGCAATCGTCCGGATCGCTCCTGAGACGAGCTTCAAGAACAAGGCCTATGAAGCCTTGAAGGAAGCCATTCTCAAGATGGACATTTATGCGACGCCCGAGCAGGTGATGCTCGACGAGCGCGCGCTGTCCGAGCGCCTCGGCGTCAGCCGCACCCCAATCCGCGAAGCCATCGCGATGCTTGAGCAGGATGGCTTCGTCAAAACCGTGCCGCGCCGCGGCATCGTCGTGGTCCGCCGCACCAAGACCGAGATCGTCGACATGATCCGCGCCTGGGCCGCGCTCGAGAGCATGGCCGCACGCCTGATCACGACCACCGCGCGCAAGAAAGACATCACCGCGCTGCGCGATTTCTTCAAGGATTTTAGCAAGGACCGGCTGCCGCAGGATCATGTCGAGGAATACTCCAAGGCTAACATCGCGTTCCATCAGGCGCTGATCTCGCTGTCGGAATCGCCGGTGCTGGTCGATTTGACCAACGATCTCCTGCTGCATGTGCGCGGCTACCGCCAACTGACCATCGGGCGGAAAGATCGTACCGCGACTTCGCTGCCGGAGCACCTTGCCATTATCGAAGCGCTCGAAGCGCGCGACACGGAACTCGCCGAGAAGCGCGCACGCGATCACACGCTGGGCCTTGCCGCCTACGTCGAAGCGCACGGGCAGGAACTCTTTAGCTAG
- a CDS encoding acetate--CoA ligase family protein, with product MSNSADAARKIAEPGAHEAVRRVLDTVKAEKRTSLTAPEGKLVCDAYGIPVPKEGVAKSAAEASKLATGMGFPVVMKIVSPDILHKTEAGGVVVGVKTAADAEKTYETILANAKKYKADAKIEGIQVQQMLAGGTEVIVGSITDGSFGKLVAFGLGGVLVEVLKDITFRLAPATKDDALSMLDGIQAHDMLKGVRGGDPVSRDALADVIVKVSQLVSDFPEIVELDLNPVFATKKDAIAADVRIVVDFDYKPRPAPRPTEEIVAAMNRIMQPKAVAVIGASAEDGKIGNSVMKNLINGGYKGDIYPIHPKAPDILGYKAYKSVKDVPGVIDTAVFAIPAKFVAGALAECGEKKIPGAVLIPSGFAEAGAPELQAEIVEVGKKYNVRLMGPNIYGFYYTWSNLCATFCTAYDVKGHAALSSQSGGIGMAIIGFSRSAKMGVSAIVGLGNKSDIDEDDLLAFFEQDPNTNLIAQHCEDLKDGRAFAEAAKRVSKKKPVVVLKAGRTSAGAKAASSHTGALAGNDKIYEDVFKQSGVIRARSLRQLLEFARGMPVLPTPKGENVLIITGAGGSGVLLSDSCVDNGLSLMSMPPDLDAAFRKFIPPFGAAGNPVDITGGEPPITYINTVKLGLSDERIHSLILGYWHTIVTPPMVFARNMVEVKKEMEAKGFVKPIVASLAGDVEVEQAAEYLYENGIPAYAYSTELPVEVLGAKYKWARGAGLL from the coding sequence ATGTCAAATTCTGCAGATGCGGCCCGCAAGATCGCCGAGCCCGGCGCCCACGAGGCTGTCCGCCGGGTGCTCGATACGGTCAAGGCCGAAAAGCGCACCAGCCTTACCGCGCCGGAAGGCAAGCTGGTGTGCGATGCCTATGGCATCCCGGTTCCGAAAGAGGGCGTAGCGAAATCCGCCGCTGAAGCATCCAAGCTCGCAACGGGCATGGGTTTCCCTGTCGTGATGAAGATCGTCTCGCCGGACATTCTCCACAAGACCGAAGCCGGCGGCGTCGTGGTCGGCGTCAAGACCGCTGCCGACGCAGAGAAGACCTACGAGACCATTCTCGCCAACGCCAAGAAATATAAGGCCGACGCCAAGATCGAAGGCATCCAGGTTCAGCAGATGCTGGCCGGCGGCACCGAGGTCATCGTCGGCTCGATCACCGACGGCTCGTTCGGCAAGCTGGTGGCGTTCGGCCTCGGCGGCGTGCTGGTCGAGGTGCTGAAGGACATCACCTTCCGTCTCGCGCCCGCCACCAAGGACGATGCCCTGTCGATGCTCGACGGCATCCAGGCCCACGACATGCTGAAGGGCGTGCGCGGCGGCGATCCGGTCAGCCGTGATGCGCTGGCCGATGTCATTGTCAAAGTGTCGCAGCTCGTCAGCGACTTCCCCGAAATCGTCGAACTCGATCTCAACCCGGTGTTTGCCACCAAGAAGGACGCGATTGCCGCCGACGTGCGCATCGTCGTCGACTTCGACTACAAGCCGCGTCCGGCGCCGCGCCCGACCGAGGAAATCGTGGCGGCCATGAACCGCATCATGCAGCCGAAGGCGGTGGCCGTGATCGGCGCCTCCGCCGAGGACGGCAAGATCGGCAACTCCGTGATGAAGAATCTCATCAACGGCGGCTACAAGGGCGACATCTATCCGATCCACCCGAAGGCGCCCGATATCCTGGGCTACAAGGCCTACAAGAGCGTCAAGGACGTTCCCGGCGTGATCGATACCGCGGTGTTCGCGATCCCCGCGAAGTTCGTCGCCGGTGCCTTGGCCGAATGCGGCGAGAAGAAAATTCCCGGCGCCGTGCTGATTCCCTCGGGCTTTGCCGAAGCGGGCGCGCCTGAATTGCAGGCCGAGATCGTCGAGGTCGGCAAGAAATACAATGTCCGCCTGATGGGGCCGAACATCTACGGCTTCTACTATACCTGGTCGAACCTCTGCGCCACGTTCTGCACCGCCTATGACGTCAAGGGCCATGCGGCGTTGTCGTCGCAATCCGGCGGCATCGGCATGGCGATCATCGGCTTCTCGCGCTCGGCGAAAATGGGCGTCTCCGCGATCGTCGGTCTCGGCAACAAGTCCGACATCGACGAGGACGATCTGCTCGCGTTCTTCGAGCAGGACCCCAACACCAATTTGATCGCGCAGCACTGCGAAGACCTCAAGGACGGCCGTGCGTTTGCGGAGGCCGCCAAGCGCGTCTCCAAGAAGAAGCCGGTGGTGGTGCTGAAGGCGGGCCGTACCTCGGCCGGCGCCAAGGCGGCCTCGTCGCATACCGGCGCGCTCGCCGGCAACGACAAGATCTACGAGGACGTGTTCAAGCAGTCGGGCGTGATCCGCGCCCGGTCGTTGCGGCAATTGCTCGAATTCGCGCGCGGCATGCCGGTGCTGCCGACGCCGAAGGGCGAGAACGTGCTGATCATCACCGGCGCCGGCGGTTCGGGCGTGCTGCTGTCAGACTCCTGTGTCGACAACGGCCTGTCGCTGATGTCGATGCCGCCGGATCTCGACGCGGCGTTCCGCAAGTTCATCCCGCCGTTTGGCGCGGCCGGAAATCCTGTTGACATCACCGGTGGCGAGCCGCCGATCACCTACATCAACACCGTGAAGCTCGGCTTGTCGGATGAGCGCATCCATTCGCTGATCCTCGGCTACTGGCACACCATCGTCACGCCGCCGATGGTGTTCGCCCGCAACATGGTCGAGGTGAAGAAGGAGATGGAGGCGAAGGGCTTCGTCAAGCCGATCGTTGCTTCGCTTGCCGGCGACGTCGAGGTCGAGCAGGCGGCCGAATATCTCTACGAGAACGGCATCCCGGCCTATGCCTATTCGACCGAACTGCCGGTCGAGGTGCTCGGCGCGAAGTACAAGTGGGCGCGCGGCGCGGGCCTGCTCTGA
- a CDS encoding IclR family transcriptional regulator, with amino-acid sequence MKKDVIRRKAIEPKSSADQDENARDGGVQSVDRALSIIETLAEDDEGYRLSDLAIRTGLSTSTVHRLLATLENRRFVQFDRTESKWHVGARCFTVGATFARRRNFSAQAVPYLRKLRDLTRETANLAVVDDEFIIVLTRMESREIMRSLTKVGGRVAMVASGVGKAVLATYSNEDVSAIIHHHGMPRLTEKSIVRPSDLFKELEKIRRQGFAIDDEEACMGLRCIAAVVYNDCAEPLAAISVSGMASRLTDERLPQLGQTVREVAEELTVALGGVMPAAKAG; translated from the coding sequence ATGAAAAAAGACGTGATCCGGCGCAAGGCCATTGAGCCGAAATCCAGTGCAGACCAGGACGAGAATGCGCGCGACGGCGGCGTCCAGTCCGTCGATCGTGCGCTCTCGATCATCGAGACGCTGGCTGAGGACGATGAGGGCTATCGCCTGAGCGATCTCGCGATCCGCACGGGGTTGTCGACCTCGACCGTGCATCGGCTGCTGGCGACGCTGGAAAACCGCCGCTTCGTGCAGTTCGACCGCACCGAATCGAAATGGCATGTCGGCGCGCGCTGCTTCACGGTGGGCGCGACGTTTGCCCGTCGCCGCAATTTCTCGGCGCAGGCTGTGCCATATTTGCGCAAGCTGCGCGATTTGACGCGCGAGACCGCCAATCTCGCCGTCGTCGACGACGAATTCATCATCGTACTGACGCGCATGGAAAGCCGCGAGATCATGCGATCGCTGACCAAGGTCGGCGGCCGCGTCGCCATGGTCGCCTCCGGCGTCGGCAAGGCGGTGCTCGCGACTTATTCCAATGAGGATGTCAGCGCCATCATCCATCATCACGGCATGCCGCGGCTGACCGAAAAGTCGATCGTGCGGCCGAGCGATCTGTTCAAGGAACTCGAAAAAATCCGCCGCCAGGGTTTTGCCATCGACGACGAGGAGGCCTGCATGGGCCTGCGCTGCATCGCCGCCGTGGTCTACAACGACTGCGCCGAGCCGCTGGCTGCGATTTCCGTCTCGGGCATGGCGAGCCGACTGACCGACGAGCGGTTGCCGCAACTCGGCCAGACCGTGCGGGAAGTGGCGGAAGAACTGACGGTGGCGTTGGGCGGCGTGATGCCGGCGGCGAAGGCCGGTTGA
- a CDS encoding alpha/beta fold hydrolase, with product MSQRINDDAIGFFEIDKDITLRRMALRNPKPKGTVLFLHGFPLSAWTDISLALADDYEVHAFDWPGYGLSSRPTVDRFSYAPKDYARILHQYIAKAGIDTPRLTIYATDIGALPALLLAVEKPDIARTIIVGDFAPFNRPQYMYESLQSLKAGPAMDEVRASLNRNRDEILANTFTRGLPEEARFEISREFRDDMARGWSQGAMTTADAFSHYYSHFTRDQDHFESQLSRLQTPVKVIWGEKDLYIKKEMGAELAERIHAEFALLPGIGHFPHLQNPKLTIDEVRASFE from the coding sequence ATGTCACAGCGGATCAACGATGACGCGATCGGTTTCTTCGAGATCGACAAGGACATCACGCTCAGAAGGATGGCGCTGCGCAACCCGAAGCCGAAGGGGACCGTGCTCTTCCTGCACGGGTTTCCGCTGTCCGCCTGGACGGATATTTCCCTGGCTCTGGCCGATGACTATGAAGTTCACGCTTTCGACTGGCCGGGCTACGGTCTTTCATCCAGGCCGACTGTCGACAGGTTCTCCTATGCACCCAAAGACTACGCGCGCATTCTCCATCAATACATCGCGAAGGCAGGCATCGACACACCGAGGCTGACGATCTACGCAACCGATATCGGAGCTTTGCCGGCGCTGCTGCTGGCCGTGGAAAAACCTGACATCGCAAGGACCATCATCGTCGGCGACTTCGCCCCGTTCAACAGGCCGCAATACATGTATGAGAGCCTGCAGAGCCTGAAGGCGGGACCTGCGATGGATGAGGTCCGCGCCAGCCTGAACAGGAATCGCGACGAGATCCTCGCGAACACCTTCACAAGAGGCCTACCCGAGGAAGCCCGGTTCGAAATTTCCAGGGAATTCAGGGACGACATGGCCAGAGGATGGAGCCAGGGCGCGATGACGACGGCAGACGCGTTCTCCCACTACTACTCGCATTTTACGCGGGACCAGGACCATTTCGAATCGCAACTATCCCGGCTCCAAACGCCAGTGAAGGTGATTTGGGGCGAGAAAGACCTCTACATCAAGAAGGAGATGGGAGCAGAGCTTGCCGAAAGAATCCACGCGGAATTCGCGCTTCTTCCCGGCATCGGTCACTTCCCTCACCTGCAGAACCCGAAACTGACCATCGATGAGGTTCGTGCCTCATTCGAATGA
- a CDS encoding epoxide hydrolase family protein: MKILNTHPSLEVIDLGRRRLLSAAASGIVGMGAASLLPSPLMAASSGDVIRPFRIDVPEEQLVDLRKRILAARWPDQETVNDRSQGVQLAKFQETMRYWATDYDWRKLEARLNALPQFITEIDGVDIHFIHERSSHADALPLIVTHGWPGSIVEQLKIIDPLTNPTAHGGKASDAFHLVIPSMPGYGFSGKPKATGWNPDRIARAWAELMKRLGYTSYVAQGGDWGSPVSSAMARQASAGLLGIHINLPATVPPDVAMALAGGQPAPAALSEKERAAFDSLDTFFRKYRAYGVIMGTRPQTIGYALADSPVGLAAWIYDYNNGEPERLLGRDDVLDDITLYWLTNTATSAARLYWETAGQSVILSAAQKTADISLPVAITVFPGEVYRAPETWARRAYRNLIYFNEADKGGHFAAWEEPELFAAELRAAFKSLRPAR, from the coding sequence ATGAAAATATTGAATACGCACCCGAGCCTCGAGGTCATCGACCTTGGCCGCCGCCGGCTCTTGAGCGCGGCAGCCAGCGGCATCGTCGGCATGGGCGCCGCGAGCCTGCTGCCGTCGCCGTTGATGGCTGCCTCCTCGGGTGACGTCATTCGCCCCTTCCGCATCGACGTTCCGGAAGAGCAGCTTGTCGACCTCCGCAAGCGCATCCTTGCCGCGCGCTGGCCGGATCAGGAGACCGTGAATGACCGGTCGCAGGGCGTCCAACTCGCGAAATTCCAGGAAACGATGCGCTACTGGGCCACCGACTATGATTGGCGAAAGCTGGAGGCGCGGCTTAACGCTTTGCCGCAGTTCATCACCGAGATCGATGGGGTCGACATCCACTTCATCCACGAGCGCTCCAGCCATGCAGATGCGCTGCCGCTTATCGTCACGCACGGTTGGCCCGGTTCGATTGTCGAACAACTCAAGATCATCGATCCGCTCACCAATCCTACGGCGCATGGCGGAAAAGCATCGGATGCCTTCCATCTCGTGATCCCGTCGATGCCGGGTTACGGCTTCTCCGGCAAGCCGAAGGCCACCGGCTGGAATCCGGATCGCATCGCCCGCGCCTGGGCGGAGTTGATGAAGCGTCTCGGATATACCAGCTACGTAGCCCAGGGCGGCGACTGGGGGTCGCCGGTCTCCAGCGCCATGGCGCGTCAAGCGTCGGCTGGATTGCTCGGCATCCACATCAACCTGCCGGCGACGGTTCCGCCCGACGTGGCCATGGCGCTTGCCGGCGGGCAACCCGCGCCGGCGGCGCTTTCCGAAAAGGAACGCGCGGCGTTCGACTCACTCGACACGTTCTTCAGGAAGTACCGGGCCTATGGCGTCATCATGGGCACGCGCCCGCAGACGATTGGCTACGCTCTGGCAGACTCTCCTGTGGGTCTTGCGGCCTGGATCTACGACTATAACAACGGCGAGCCCGAGCGCCTGCTCGGCAGGGACGACGTGCTCGACGACATCACGCTGTATTGGCTGACCAACACAGCGACATCGGCCGCACGCCTGTACTGGGAAACCGCCGGCCAAAGCGTTATTCTCTCGGCCGCGCAGAAGACCGCCGACATCTCGCTTCCGGTCGCCATCACCGTCTTCCCCGGCGAAGTTTATCGAGCTCCCGAAACGTGGGCCCGGCGCGCCTATCGCAACCTCATCTACTTCAATGAGGCCGACAAGGGCGGCCATTTCGCTGCGTGGGAAGAGCCGGAACTCTTTGCCGCCGAACTCCGTGCCGCCTTCAAATCGCTTCGCCCGGCACGCTGA
- a CDS encoding carboxymuconolactone decarboxylase family protein, protein MSKRLDYNQIAPAGVKALGGLYGYVIQSGLSPTLVELVYLRISQINNCAYCLDMHTRDLLRKGLKIEKLALVQAWKEAGNLFDERERAALAWAETVTRVAETNVPDEAYQAARTVFDERELVDLTIAIGLMNAYNRLAISFRNTPQAALEK, encoded by the coding sequence ATGAGCAAGCGTCTCGACTACAACCAGATCGCGCCGGCAGGCGTGAAAGCGCTGGGCGGCCTCTACGGCTACGTCATCCAGAGTGGCCTTTCCCCTACGCTGGTCGAGCTGGTCTATCTGCGAATTTCGCAAATCAACAACTGCGCCTACTGCCTCGACATGCATACGCGCGACCTGCTCAGGAAAGGACTGAAGATCGAAAAGCTGGCGCTGGTGCAGGCGTGGAAGGAAGCCGGCAACCTCTTCGACGAACGTGAGCGCGCCGCCCTTGCATGGGCCGAAACGGTCACGCGCGTTGCAGAAACCAACGTGCCGGATGAGGCGTACCAGGCAGCCCGCACCGTGTTCGACGAGCGCGAGCTCGTAGATCTCACGATCGCGATCGGCTTGATGAACGCCTACAATCGCCTGGCAATCAGCTTTCGGAACACGCCGCAGGCCGCGCTCGAGAAATAG
- a CDS encoding cupin domain-containing protein produces the protein MKMRSILSAAYAAIAIAMATPAAAHGTGETVTPHFSQTIPNIPGKSLVALVVDYTPGGASPSHIHAKSAFIFGYVLSGEIESQVNDEPRRVYRAGESFHETPGSRHPVSRNASATKPAKLLAVFVVDTGEKELTTSVEQNSSSRSKK, from the coding sequence ATGAAAATGCGATCCATCCTCAGTGCAGCCTATGCTGCTATTGCCATCGCCATGGCGACGCCTGCCGCCGCCCACGGCACCGGCGAAACGGTCACGCCGCACTTCTCGCAGACGATACCCAACATCCCCGGCAAATCGCTGGTCGCCCTGGTGGTCGACTATACGCCGGGCGGCGCATCGCCTTCGCACATCCACGCCAAGTCGGCTTTCATCTTCGGTTACGTCCTCTCGGGCGAAATCGAGTCCCAGGTGAATGACGAACCGAGGCGGGTCTATCGCGCGGGTGAAAGTTTCCACGAGACGCCGGGCTCGCGTCATCCCGTCAGTCGCAATGCCAGCGCGACCAAACCTGCAAAGCTGCTCGCCGTGTTCGTCGTCGACACCGGCGAGAAGGAACTGACCACTTCCGTTGAGCAGAACTCGTCATCAAGGAGCAAAAAATGA
- a CDS encoding YkgB family protein produces MSHIIIQHAAPVLAPGSIVRWRDHAERVIAYAEPVSRVGLYASLAIIYAWFGGMKFTEYEANGLVPLVENSPLLSWFYALFSVRGFSTFLGFLELSIGLLIALRLASPIFSAAGGLLSAGLFVTTVSFMVSTPGVIVPELGAPAITVAPGQFLLKDIGLFAASFWVFVDSLKTVVRR; encoded by the coding sequence ATGTCACACATCATCATCCAGCACGCGGCGCCGGTCCTCGCACCGGGCTCCATCGTCCGGTGGCGCGATCATGCCGAACGCGTGATCGCTTACGCGGAGCCGGTCAGCCGCGTCGGCCTCTACGCGTCGCTCGCGATCATCTACGCCTGGTTCGGCGGCATGAAGTTTACCGAATACGAAGCCAACGGACTGGTGCCGCTGGTGGAGAACAGCCCGCTGCTGAGCTGGTTCTACGCTCTGTTTTCGGTCCGCGGCTTCTCAACGTTCCTCGGCTTCCTCGAACTCAGCATCGGACTATTGATCGCCCTCAGACTGGCGAGCCCGATCTTTTCCGCGGCCGGCGGCCTTCTCTCGGCTGGACTCTTCGTCACGACCGTCAGCTTCATGGTCTCGACGCCGGGCGTCATCGTGCCCGAGCTCGGGGCGCCCGCGATCACGGTCGCGCCGGGTCAGTTCCTCCTGAAGGACATCGGCCTGTTCGCCGCGTCGTTCTGGGTATTCGTCGACTCGCTGAAAACCGTGGTTCGCCGCTGA
- a CDS encoding SDR family NAD(P)-dependent oxidoreductase, which yields MTQSKGTALITGASTGIGAIYADRLAKRGHDLILVARNKQRLASLARRLSNETGRKVETVEADLTSPADLQRVEDILRSNAGISVLVNNAGVGASAPLVASDVDKMEDMIRLNVTALTRLTYAAVPGFVARGNGTIINISSIVAVAPEVLNGVYGGSKAFVLAFSHSLVHELAGKGIRVQAVLPGATATEFWDVAGTPVHQLPAQIVMSADDMVDAALAGLDLGETVTIPALADKAEWDRHEAARLAMTDKLSSVIPAPRYNLRQRANA from the coding sequence ATGACCCAGTCCAAAGGCACTGCCCTTATTACCGGCGCATCCACCGGCATCGGCGCGATCTATGCCGATCGTCTGGCAAAGCGCGGCCACGACCTCATTCTTGTTGCGCGCAACAAGCAGCGGCTTGCGTCGCTGGCGCGGCGGCTCAGCAACGAGACCGGCCGGAAAGTGGAGACGGTCGAGGCCGACCTTACGTCACCAGCAGACCTGCAACGCGTCGAAGACATCCTCCGGTCCAATGCCGGCATCTCGGTGCTGGTCAACAACGCCGGCGTCGGCGCTTCAGCCCCGCTGGTCGCCTCCGACGTCGACAAGATGGAGGACATGATCCGCCTGAACGTCACGGCGCTGACGCGGCTGACCTATGCGGCTGTCCCGGGATTTGTCGCCCGCGGCAACGGCACGATCATCAACATCTCGTCGATCGTCGCGGTCGCGCCGGAGGTGCTGAACGGCGTCTACGGCGGCAGCAAAGCGTTCGTACTCGCATTCAGCCATTCGCTCGTCCACGAACTCGCCGGCAAGGGCATCCGCGTGCAGGCAGTGCTGCCGGGCGCCACCGCCACCGAATTCTGGGACGTTGCCGGCACGCCGGTTCATCAGCTTCCGGCGCAGATCGTGATGTCGGCTGACGACATGGTCGATGCGGCGCTTGCCGGTCTCGACCTTGGCGAGACCGTGACCATCCCGGCGCTGGCGGACAAGGCCGAGTGGGATCGTCATGAGGCTGCGCGCCTTGCCATGACGGACAAGCTCTCGAGCGTCATCCCGGCCCCTCGCTACAACCTGCGCCAGCGCGCGAATGCGTGA